In one window of Camelina sativa cultivar DH55 chromosome 15, Cs, whole genome shotgun sequence DNA:
- the LOC104748870 gene encoding GDSL esterase/lipase At2g19050-like: MAEGMLKALLCVFVATTSALAEVARGQRVPCYFVFGDSVFDNGNNNALNTSAKVNYSPYGVDFARGPTGRFSNGRNIPDIIAELMRFTDYIPPFTGASPEQAHTGINYASGGGGIREETSQHLGESISLKNQIKNHRTMIMTANVPQEKLQKCLYTINIGSNDYLNNYFMPPPYMTNRKYSFDQYADSLIRSYRSYLKXLYVLGARKVAVFGVSKLGCTPRMIASHGGGYGCAAEVNKAVVPFNTNLKALVFEFNRNFADAKFTFVDVFTGQHPLAYLALGM, from the exons ATGGCCGAGGGAATGCTCAAGGCATTGTTGTGTGTCTTTGTGGCCACGACATCTGCACTGGCCGAGGTGGCTCGTGGACAACGAGTGCCTTGCTATTTCGTTTTCGGAGACTCTGTCTTCGACAATGGTAACAACAATGCCTTGAATACCTCGGCCAAAGTCAACTATTCACCTTACGGTGTTGATTTTGCTAGAGGTCCTACCGGTAGGTTCAGCAATGGTCGTAATATTCCTGACATTATCG CTGAACTAATGAGATTCACTGATTACATTCCACCGTTCACGGGAGCATCGCCGGAACAAGCTCACACTGGAATAAACTACGCTTCTGGTGGCGGTGGAATTCGCGAAGAAACTAGCCAACATTTG GGTGAAAGTATCAGtcttaaaaaccaaataaagaacCACCGGACGATGATTATGACGGCGAATGTTCCACAGGAGAAGCTGCAGAAGTGTCTATACACAATTAATATTGGAAGCAATGATTATCTCAACAACTATTTCATGCCACCTCCGTATATGACCAATCGCAAGTACAGTTTTGATCAATATGCTGATTCTCTCATTCGAAGCTATCGCTCTTATTTGAAG NNNTTGTACGTTCTAGGAGCAAGGAAGGTGGCTGTGTTTGGGGTGAGTAAGCTCGGGTGCACACCTCGTATGATTGCCTCCCATGGTGGCGGTTATGGCTGTGCTGCTGAAGTGAACAAAGCGGTTGTACCTTTCAACACGAACCTCAAAGCTCTCGTTTTTGAATTCAATAGAAACTTTGCTGATGCTAAGTTCACCTTCGTTGATGTCTTCACCGGCCAACATCCTCTCGCATATCTCGCCTTAGGtatgtaa
- the LOC104747750 gene encoding GDSL esterase/lipase At2g19060 → MAEGMFKPLMWAFATAFVMAEAVRGQEVPCYFVFGDSVFDNGNNNDLNTLAKVNYLPYGIDFARGPTGRFSNGRNIPDFIAELVRFSYDIPPFTKASTEQAHTGINYASGGGGIREETSQHLGERISFEKQIANHQRMIVTANVPQEKLKKCLYTINIGSNDYLNNYFMPAPYTTNANFDFDQYADSLIQSYRSYLKSLYVLGARKVAVFGVSKLGCTPRMIASHGGGNGCAAEVNKAVEPFNEKLKALVYEFNRNFANAKFTFVDIFSGQNSIAYFVLGFTVTDKSCCTVELGQELCAANKPVCPSRERYVYWDNVHSTEAANKVVAQSAFSGLITSPYSIFLLTI, encoded by the exons ATGGCCGAGGGAATGTTCAAACCATTGATGTGGGCTTTTGCCACGGCGTTTGTAATGGCCGAGGCAGTTCGTGGACAAGAAGTGCCTTGCTATTTCGTTTTCGGAGACTCCGTCTTCGACAATGGTAACAACAATGACTTGAACACCTTGGCCAAAGTCAACTATTTACCTTACGGTATTGATTTCGCTAGAGGTCCTACCGGCCGGTTCAGCAATGGTCGTAACATTCCAGACTTTATCG cTGAACTAGTGAGATTCAGTTATGACATTCCACCATTCACCAAAGCATCGACAGAACAAGCTCACACCGGAATAAACTATGCTTCTGGTGGTGGCGGAATTCGTGAAGAAACTAGCCAACATTTG GGTGAAAGAATCAGTTTCGAAAAACAAATAGCGAATCACCAGAGGATGATTGTGACGGCGAATGTTCCACAAGAGAAGCTGAAGAAGTGTCTATACACAATTAATATTGGAAGCAATGATTATCTCAACAACTATTTCATGCCAGCTCCGTACACTACCAATGCCAATTTCGATTTCGACCAATATGCTGATTCTCTCATTCAAAGTTATCGCTCTTATTTGAAG TCATTGTACGTCCTAGGAGCAAGGAAGGTGGCGGTGTTTGGGGTGAGTAAACTCGGGTGCACACCGCGTATGATTGCTTCCCATGGTGGCGGTAATGGCTGTGCTGCTGAAGTGAACAAAGCGGTTGAACCTTTCAATGAGAAACTCAAAGCACTTGTCTATGAATTCAACAGAAACTTTGCTAATGCTAAGTTCACCTTCGTTGATATCTTCAGCGGCCAAAATTCAATTGCGTATTTCGTTTTGG gGTTTACGGTAACAGACAAGAGTTGCTGTACGGTGGAATTGGGGCAAGAACTTTGTGCCGCAAATAAACCGGTTTGTCCGTCTCGAGAACGCTACGTGTACTGGGACAATGTCCACAGCACAGAAGCAGCCAATAAGGTGGTGGCACAATCTGCGTTTTCCGGACTCATTACGTCTCCTTACAGCATTTTTCTGCTTACTATATAA
- the LOC104747749 gene encoding spermidine hydroxycinnamoyl transferase-like → MAPITFRKSCTIVPAAPTWIGRFPLAEWDQVGTITHIPTLYFYDKPSESFKGNVVETLKNSLSRVLVHFYPMAGRLRWLPRGRFELNCNAEGVEFIEAESEGKLSDFENFSPTPEFENLMPQVNYKNPIETIPLFLAQLTKFKCGGLSLSVNISHAIVDGQSALHFISEWARLARGEPLETVPFLDRKILWAGEPLPPFASPPKFDHKEFDQPPFLIGEKDNVEERKKKTIVAMLKLSKPQLEKLRSKANGSKYADPSRGFTRYETVTGHVWRCACKARGHSPEQPTALGICIDTRSRMQPPLPRGYFGNATLDVVAASTSGELISNELGFAASLISKAIKNVTNEYVMIGIEYLKNQEDLKKFQDLHALGSTEGPFYGNPNLGLVSWLTLPMYGLDFGWGKEFYTGPGTHDFDGDSLILPDHDEDGSVILATCLQVAHMEAFKKHFYEDI, encoded by the exons ATGGCTCCCATAACTTTTAGAAAATCTTGCACTATAGTACCGGCCGCACCAACGTGGATCGGTCGGTTTCCATTAGCCGAGTGGGATCAAGTTGGTACAATAACTCACATTCCCACCCTTTACTTCTATGACAAGCCATCTGAATCTTTCAAAGGCAATGTAgtcgaaaccctaaaaaactCGTTAAGCCGTGTGCTAGTCCATTTCTACCCTATGGCCGGCCGTCTACGTTGGCTCCCTCGGGGGCGATTCGAGCTCAATTGTAATGCCGAGGGAGTGGAGTTCATCGAAGCTGAATCCGAGGGAAAGCTTTCAGATTTCGAAAATTTCTCTCCGACGCCGGAATTCGAGAACCTTATGCCGCAAGTAAACTATAAAAACCCTATCGAAACGATACCTCTCTTTTTAGCTCAGCTTACCAAATTCAAATGCGGTGGATTAAGTCTTAGTGTAAACATTTCTCATGCGATCGTCGATGGCCAAAGCGCGCTTCACTTTATTTCTGAATGGGCGAGACTCGCACGCGGTGAACCGTTAGAAACCGTTCCATTTCTCGACCGGAAAATACTCTGGGCTGGCGAACCGCTCCCACCGTTTGCATCGCCGCCAAAGTTCGACCACAAAGAGTTTGATCAGCCGCCTTTTTTGATTGGCGAGAAGGACAATgtagaagagagaaagaagaaaacgattGTGGCGATGCTGAAACTGAGCAAGCCTCAGCTTGAGAAGCTAAGAAGTAAAGCGAACGGAAGCAAATACGCTGATCCATCGAGAGGGTTTACAAGGTACGAAACGGTCACGGGACATGTGTGGAGGTGTGCGTGTAAAGCACGTGGCCACTCTCCGGAGCAACCCACGGCTTTAGGAATCTGTATAGATACTCGTAGTCGGATGCAGCCACCTCTTCCACGCGGCTACTTCGGCAATGCTACTCTTGACGTGGTCGCAGCAAGCACCTCAG GTGAACTGATATCGAATGAATTGGGTTTCGCGGCGAGTTTAATTAGTAAAGCCATAAAGAATGTGACAAACGAATACGTGATGATTGGGATCGAGTATCTCAAGAACCAAGAAGATCTCAAGAAGTTTCAAGACCTACATGCCTTGGGAAGCACGGAGGGTCCATTCTACGGAAACCCTAATCTTGGATTGGTGAGCTGGTTAACTTTACCAATGTACGGTCTAGATTTCGGATGGGGTAAGGAGTTCTACACGGGACCAGGCACGCATGATTTCGATGGCGACTCACTGATCTTGCCGGATCACGACGAAGACGGCTCTGTGATTCTCGCTACCTGTCTACAAGTGGCTCACATGGAGGCCTTCAAGAAACACTTCTATGAAGATATCTAG
- the LOC104747752 gene encoding mitochondrial outer membrane import complex protein METAXIN: protein MEGDQETEVYTLVARKPSFDLPTACPNCLPAYIYLKLAKLPFELAFNSTFPDSDELPYFENGTYVAYNNEDGGVIEKLKKDGIVNLDAQLQSLPEYLSLKALIASWLEEALTYEIWVGTEGISTSKIYYSDLPWVISKVLFYKQTYMAKNRLGITKETAEQRETQIYKRAGEAYEALSTRLGEQKFLFEDRPSSLDAFLLSHMLFIIQVLPETSVLRCKLLEHNNLVRYAEKLKAEFLEASSSSPSPPLHSFPSSFTRKGSKPKSKPKVEKTEEEKKFKKRARFFIAAQFLAVVIYLSVMGGGSSDEPEYEDEDD, encoded by the exons ATGGAAGGCGATCAAGAGACGGAGGTTTACACTTTGGTCGCAAGGAAGCCTAGCTTCGATCTCCCAACAGCTTGCCCTAATTGTCTTCCCGCTTACATATATCTCAAATTAGCAAAGCTTCCTTTTGAACTTGCCTTCAATTCAACCTTCCCTGATTCAG ATGAACTGCCGTACTTTGAAAATGGTACATATGTTGCTTACAACAATGAGGATGGAGGAGTAATTGAGAAACTGAAGAAAGATGGGATTGTCAATCTTGACGCTCAGCTCCAGTCTCTTCCGGAATATTTATCGTTGAAGGCTCTTATTGCGTCTTGGCTGGAAGAAGCTCTTACCTATGAAATATGGGTTGGTACCGAGGGAATATCTACATCGAAAATCTACTATTCCGATCTTCCTTGGGTAATCAGCAAGGTCCTGTTTTATAAGCAGACATACATGGCCAAGAACCGTTTGGGAATCACCAAAGAAACCGCAGAGCAAAGAGAAACACAG ATATACAAAAGAGCAGGTGAGGCATATGAAGCTTTGTCGACTAGGTTAGGCGAGCAGAAGTTTCTCTTTGAAGACAG GCCATCGAGCCTGGATGCTTTCTTACTCTCGCACATGCTTTTTATAATCCAAGTATTACCG GAAACATCTGTGCTTCGGTGCAAACTTCTGGAACATAATAATCTTGTCAGATATGCTGAGAAACTTAAGGCAGAGTTCCTCGaagcctcttcttcatctccatcacCTCCACTTCACTCGTTCCCTTCCTCATTTACTAGAAAGG GTTCGAAGCCAAAGAGCAAACCAAAGGTGGAAAAGACCGAAGAGgagaaaaaattcaagaaaagagCAAGATTCTTTATAGCTGCTCAGTTTCTAGCTGTCGTTATATACTTATCCGTGATGGGAGGAGGTAGTTCGGATGAACCGGagtatgaagatgaagatgactaG
- the LOC104747751 gene encoding uncharacterized protein LOC104747751 — protein MGCSHSKLDDEEAVQICKDRKRFIKQAIEHRTKFASGHIAYIQSLRKVSDALHDFIIQGDNNNNNNNNNNNNNNEFLPLSQDSFITPVKRRPPRRRNRSNSSGEFISITLSSMPPKMIQGRPRSNVKASYLMANRSRPVRVEQRSPETYRVETFSPPSNQYGEADGFFGMNMNMNMNTSASTSSSFWNPLSSPEQRLSTHNIPPPSPQNSQWDFFWNPFSSLDYYGYNNSYDRGSVDNRSGTGMDDEIKGLRRVREEEGIPDLEEDDEPNEPEPVRFQNHNPNPNPKATEETRGKIDKSCCNEEVKVEDVNEDEDEDEDDDDDDDDDDDDDGEFTDSGCESENEGGEKCVAPTQEQRKVEVSRGEQPTGNVVGVGKVQEMKNVVGVRDDTKSPGFTVYVNRRPTSMAEVIKDLEDQFTTICDAAKEVSGLLEASKAQYASSSNDHSARKMLNPVALFRSGSSRSSSSRFLITSSGGSRESGSESRSDVSDESCMISGSHQTTLDRLFAWEKKLYDEVRSGERVRRAYEKKCMQLKNQDVKGDDPLAVDKTRATIRDLDTQIKVSIHSIESISKRIETLRDQELLPQLLELVQGLTRMWKVMAESHQIQKRTLDEAKLLLAGTPVSKRHKKRQPSITPEAINSQRLAQSALNLEAQLRNWRACFELWITSQRSYMKALSGWLLRCFRCDPDPEKVRLSSCPHPIYRVCIQWSRLLNSLNEKPVLDKLEFFASGMGSIYARQVREDPNWSGSGSRRYSGSESMDLVVADKVDEDVVMTAEKLAEVAVKVLCHGMSVAVSSLAEFAINSADEHSKLGSQPEEDTSEQPPDVNCNS, from the exons ATGGGATGTTCTCATTCGAAGTTAGATGATGAAGAAGCAGTTCAGATCTGTAAAGACAGGAAACGTTTCATCAAACAAGCCATAGAACATAGAACCAAGTTTGCTTCTGGTCACATTGCTTATATCCAATCTCTTAGAAAAGTCTCTGATGCTCTCCATGACTTTATCATCCAaggagacaacaacaacaacaacaacaacaacaacaacaacaacaacaacgagtTCCTTCCTCTGAGTCAAGACTCATTCATCACTCCGGTTAAGAGAAGACCACCGAGACGCCGCAACCGTAGTAACAGCAGCGGTGAGTTCATCTCCATTACGCTTTCTTCAATGCCTCCTAAGATGATTCAAGGTAGGCCAAGATCGAATGTGAAAGCTAGTTACTTGATGGCTAATAGAAGCAGACCTGTTCGAGTAGAACAGAGATCCCCTGAAACGTATAGAGTTGAGACATTTTCACCACCTAGTAACCAATATGGTGAGGCAGATGGTTTCTTTGGAatgaatatgaatatgaatatgaACACTTCTGCTTCTACTTCATCTTCGTTTTGGAATCCGTTGAGCTCTCCTGAGCAAAGGCTAAGTACTCATAACATTCCACCTCCTTCACCTCAGAATTCTCAGTGGGATTTCTTCTGGAATCCGTTTTCTTCATTGGATTATTATGGATATAACAATAGTTATGATCGAGGAAGTGTTGATAATAGGAGTGGTACTGGTATGGATGATGAGATTAAAGGGTTAAGACGTGTTAGAGAGGAAGAAGGGATTCCTGatttggaagaagatgatgagccTAATGAACCTGAACCTGTGAGGTTTCAGAATCATAATCCTAATCCGAATCCGAAAGCAACCGAAGAAACTAGAGGTAAAATAGATAAGAGTTGTTGCAATGAGGAAGTTAAAGTTGAAGATGTtaatgaggatgaggatgaggatgaagatgatgatgatgatgatgatgatgatgatgatgatgatggggagTTTACGGATAGCGGGTGTGAAAGTGAGAACGAGGGGGGTGAGAAATGCGTAGCTCCAACGCAAGAACAGAGGAAAGTTGAGGTGTCTAGAGGAGAACAACCTACAGGGAATGTTGTTGGAGTAGGGAAGGTTCAAGAGATGAAGAATGTTGTTGGTGTTAGAGATGATACAAAGTCTCCAGGTTTCACAGTGTATGTGAACCGCAGACCAACAAGCATGGCTGAGGTAATCAAAGATCTTGAAGATCAGTTCACAACTATTTGTGACGCGGCTAAAGAAGTCTCGGGGCTTTTGGAAGCTAGTAAGGCTCAATACGCATCATCCTCTAATGACCATAGTG CCAGGAAAATGCTGAATCCAGTAGCTTTGTTCCGCTCGGGTTCATCaagatcttcatcttcaagatTCTTGATCACTTCTTCTGGTGGTTCCAGAGAGAGTGGTTCTGAAAGCAGAAGCGATGTTTCAGATGAATCTTGCATGATTTCAGGTAGCCACCAAACAACGTTGGACAGACTTTTTGCGTGGGAGAAGAAACTCTACGATGAAGTTAGG TCAGGGGAACGTGTTCGAAGAGCATATGAGAAGAAATGTATGCAGCTGAAAAATCAGGACGTGAAAGGAGATGATCCACTTGCGGTTGATAAAACAAGGGCTACAATCAGAGATCTTGACACACAGATCAAGGTCTCAATACACTCGATTGAATCCATCTCTAAAAGGATTGAGACTCTTCGTGACCAAGAACTGTTGCCTCAGCTTCTTGAGCTGGTTCAAGG ATTAACAAGGATGTGGAAAGTAATGGCAGAAAGTCACCAGATACAGAAACGAACACTAGACGAAGCCAAACTGTTACTTGCAGGCACACCAGTTTCAAAACGTCACAAGAAGAGACAACCTTCGATAACGCCAGAGGCTATCAACTCTCAAAGATTAGCTCAATCTGCTTTGAATCTTGAAGCTCAGCTCCGAAACTGGAGAGCATGTTTTGAATTATGGATCACATCTCAGAGATCCTATATGAAAGCATTATCCGGTTGGCTTCTAAGATGTTTCAGATGTGATCCTGACCCCGAGAAAGTTAGATTATCCTCATGTCCCCATCCTATATACCGAGTCTGCATCCAATGGTCAAGGTTGCTTAACAGCTTGAACGAGAAACCGGTTTTGGACAAACTTGAGTTCTTTGCCTCAGGAATGGGTTCAATCTATGCAAGACAAGTTAGGGAAGATCCCAATTGGAGTGGAAGCGGGTCAAGAAGATATTCAGGATCAGAGAGCATGGACCTTGTGGTGGCTGATAAGGTAGATGAAGATGTTGTGATGACTGCTGAGAAACTTGCAGAGGTTGCAGTGAAGGTTCTCTGCCATGGAATGTCTGTTGCAGTTAGTTCACTCGCTGAGTTTGCCATCAACTCGGCTGATGAACACTCGAAGCTTGGTAGCCAACCAGAAGAAGATACGTCGGAGCAGCCTCCGGATGTAAATTGCAATTCCTAA